Proteins found in one Legionella pneumophila subsp. pascullei genomic segment:
- a CDS encoding YerC/YecD family TrpR-related protein — protein MKIHGSFNKSALPNLMQAISLLKNEDEAMQFFTDLCTPAELESMADRWQVVPLLRQGIPYRTIHEETGVSVTTITRVARCLSFGTGGYRLIAERLEKL, from the coding sequence ATGAAAATACATGGATCTTTTAATAAATCTGCGCTGCCTAATTTGATGCAAGCCATCAGCTTGCTTAAAAACGAAGACGAAGCCATGCAGTTTTTTACAGACTTATGTACTCCTGCTGAACTAGAATCTATGGCTGATCGATGGCAAGTCGTTCCTTTGCTACGCCAGGGCATCCCATACAGAACGATTCATGAAGAAACAGGGGTCAGTGTAACAACCATCACGCGAGTTGCGCGTTGTTTAAGTTTTGGTACAGGCGGTTATCGTTTAATAGCCGAAAGATTGGAGAAGTTGTGA
- the hisG gene encoding ATP phosphoribosyltransferase, which yields MKNRLRLALQKKGRLSDESLNLLQRCGLKFRIKPNALLTHVDNFPIDLLFVRDDDIPTLVFDSLCDGGIVGENVLLEASLNRPDKAFKKILALGSCTCRLSIAVPEAFDYQGTGSLDGKRIATSYPNLLNNYLAERKISAEILTLSGSVEVAPRMGMADVICDLVSTGQTLEDNKLKEVDTVLNSQAVFIQTHRQLEPDIQELFAMLARRVQAVQQAQERKYIVFHAPKSALERIAQKLPGAESPTILPLPGNNEKVAVHVVSSEGVFWNTLETIQYLGASSILVLPIEKMLE from the coding sequence GTGAAAAATCGTTTACGCCTGGCCTTACAAAAAAAAGGCCGATTATCAGATGAATCTTTAAATCTCCTGCAACGTTGTGGTTTAAAGTTTCGTATTAAGCCAAACGCATTATTAACCCATGTTGATAATTTTCCAATCGATTTACTATTTGTTCGCGATGATGACATCCCTACTCTGGTATTCGACAGTTTATGTGATGGTGGCATAGTGGGGGAGAATGTGCTGCTGGAAGCTTCTCTTAACAGACCTGATAAAGCCTTTAAAAAAATATTGGCATTAGGCAGTTGTACTTGTCGTTTATCGATAGCAGTACCTGAAGCATTCGACTATCAAGGTACTGGAAGCCTGGATGGGAAACGAATCGCAACCAGCTATCCAAATTTACTGAACAATTATCTTGCTGAACGAAAAATTAGTGCGGAAATCCTGACATTATCTGGCTCGGTTGAAGTGGCTCCACGAATGGGAATGGCTGACGTGATATGTGATTTGGTATCTACTGGCCAAACACTCGAAGATAACAAACTCAAAGAAGTAGATACTGTACTCAACAGTCAGGCTGTCTTTATCCAAACTCATAGGCAATTAGAACCTGATATACAAGAATTATTTGCTATGCTTGCCAGAAGAGTTCAGGCTGTCCAGCAAGCACAAGAAAGAAAATATATAGTTTTTCATGCACCCAAATCCGCCCTTGAGCGAATTGCACAGAAATTACCAGGAGCTGAGTCCCCAACCATTCTTCCATTACCGGGCAACAATGAAAAAGTTGCAGTGCATGTAGTCTCCAGTGAAGGTGTGTTTTGGAATACCTTAGAGACAATTCAATATTTAGGTGCAAGCTCCATCCTGGTATTACCCATTGAAAAAATGCTGGAGTAA
- the cydP gene encoding cytochrome oxidase putative small subunit CydP — translation MKPLTRDIVFTLSFKMILLVLLWYFCVRGMHPELSSNKEWLLGKEEQTVLTPNNKR, via the coding sequence ATGAAACCACTTACCAGAGATATTGTATTTACCCTTTCATTTAAAATGATATTGCTCGTTTTATTATGGTATTTCTGTGTCAGAGGAATGCATCCTGAGTTGTCTAGTAATAAAGAATGGTTGTTAGGAAAAGAAGAACAAACAGTACTTACCCCAAATAACAAGAGGTAG